One Desulfonatronovibrio hydrogenovorans DSM 9292 DNA segment encodes these proteins:
- the alaC gene encoding alanine transaminase — translation MADFARINRLPPYVFAIVNELKMQMRRQGEDIIDLGMGNPDLATPRHIVDKLTEAAQKAVNHRYSASRGIPNLRRAICDWYKRRYNVVLDPETEAIATMGAKEGLSHLALAMLSPGDVVFAQDPTYPIHPYSAIIAGADVRRIPIGLDRDFFEDLLAATKQTWPQPKVLIICYPHNPTTATVELDFFQKIVDFAKEHNIFVVHDLAYADLCFDGYVAPSFLQIPGARDVGVEFFSLSKSYSMAGWRMGFCCGNKDMVHALTRIKSYLDYGIFQPIQIASIIALNGPQECVQEIVDVYEDRRNALVDGLNRVGWDIERPKATMFVWARIPEEFRKMGSVEFSKLLLKEGKVAVSPGLGFGHYGDDHVRFALVENRHRINQALRGIKKVLGG, via the coding sequence ATGGCTGACTTTGCCCGAATAAACAGGCTGCCTCCCTATGTTTTCGCCATTGTAAATGAGCTCAAAATGCAGATGCGCCGCCAGGGAGAGGATATAATCGACCTGGGCATGGGTAATCCTGACCTGGCTACCCCCAGACATATTGTGGACAAGCTGACCGAGGCCGCTCAAAAAGCAGTTAACCACAGGTATTCAGCATCAAGGGGAATTCCTAATCTGCGCCGGGCCATCTGCGACTGGTACAAGAGACGCTACAACGTGGTCCTTGATCCTGAGACTGAAGCCATCGCCACCATGGGGGCCAAGGAAGGCCTGTCCCACCTGGCCCTGGCCATGCTCAGTCCGGGAGACGTGGTGTTTGCCCAGGATCCGACATATCCCATTCATCCCTATTCAGCCATTATTGCCGGAGCTGATGTGCGCAGGATACCCATCGGTCTGGACCGCGATTTTTTTGAGGATCTCCTGGCGGCCACCAAGCAAACCTGGCCCCAGCCCAAAGTTCTGATAATCTGTTATCCCCACAACCCCACAACCGCGACAGTTGAGCTGGATTTTTTTCAGAAAATCGTGGATTTTGCCAAGGAGCACAACATCTTTGTAGTTCACGACCTGGCTTATGCTGATCTTTGTTTTGACGGATATGTGGCCCCCAGCTTTCTCCAGATCCCTGGAGCCCGGGATGTCGGCGTTGAATTCTTTTCCCTTTCCAAGAGCTATTCCATGGCAGGCTGGCGCATGGGCTTCTGCTGTGGAAACAAGGACATGGTGCACGCCCTGACCAGGATCAAGAGCTACCTGGATTACGGTATTTTTCAGCCCATTCAGATAGCTTCCATTATTGCCCTTAATGGTCCCCAGGAATGCGTCCAGGAAATCGTTGATGTTTATGAAGATCGCAGGAATGCTCTGGTGGATGGATTGAACAGGGTGGGCTGGGACATTGAAAGGCCCAAGGCCACCATGTTTGTCTGGGCCAGGATACCTGAAGAGTTCAGAAAGATGGGATCAGTGGAGTTTTCCAAGCTTCTTCTTAAGGAGGGCAAGGTTGCTGTGTCTCCAGGGCTTGGCTTTGGACATTATGGAGACGACCACGTCCGTTTTGCCCTGGTTGAAAACAGACATCGCATCAATCAGGCCTTGAGGGGCATCAAAAAGGTCCTGGGGGGGTAA
- a CDS encoding homoserine dehydrogenase, producing MEKKVINLALAGFGTVGTGLARIIRENRDWIERRTGKDLVITRVLVRDLTKVRSFIPGPETRFTDDPRDILADPEIDIVVELMGGLDTAQELIKKSLESGKHVVTANKALLAEKGSELFALAHDLNLGLYYEASVAGGIPIIQTLKDSLAGNRIPSITGILNGTANFILSEMTAKDQDFGTALKAAQDKGYAEADPTLDIEGLDAAHKLAILIRLAHGVDYPLQKLPVQGISRVKALDIALAREFGYVIKLIAQVKEKSGYLQAGVFPALLPDDHILAKVDGPFNSVLLKGNAVGPIMLYGQGAGDLPTGSAVLSDIMALAKGNSVVDNTGFRERLLPGADLVEPDLAVSRHYFRMTAQDKPGVLSAVSGVMGEHNISIAQAVQKPGPQGGDVPIVFVTHRAQLKAVYSALKVIDEFDFITAPTVHYRIL from the coding sequence ATGGAAAAGAAAGTGATCAACCTGGCTCTGGCCGGATTCGGTACGGTTGGAACCGGGCTGGCCAGGATAATCCGGGAAAACCGGGACTGGATTGAGAGAAGAACAGGCAAGGACCTGGTGATAACCAGGGTTCTGGTCAGGGATCTGACCAAGGTCAGATCTTTCATCCCCGGACCCGAGACCAGGTTCACCGATGATCCCCGGGACATTCTGGCTGATCCGGAAATTGATATAGTTGTCGAACTTATGGGAGGGCTGGATACGGCCCAGGAGCTGATCAAAAAGAGCCTGGAAAGCGGAAAGCATGTGGTTACTGCCAACAAGGCTCTTTTGGCGGAAAAGGGAAGTGAACTCTTTGCCCTGGCCCATGACCTGAACCTTGGCCTCTATTATGAAGCCAGTGTGGCCGGAGGCATCCCCATAATCCAGACCCTCAAGGACAGCCTTGCCGGCAACAGAATTCCGTCCATTACCGGGATTCTCAATGGTACAGCCAACTTTATCTTGAGCGAAATGACGGCCAAGGACCAGGACTTTGGCACAGCCCTGAAGGCTGCTCAGGACAAGGGCTATGCTGAGGCTGATCCGACCCTGGATATTGAAGGTCTGGATGCGGCCCATAAACTGGCTATTCTCATCAGGCTGGCCCATGGAGTGGATTATCCCCTGCAGAAGCTGCCAGTGCAGGGAATATCCAGGGTCAAGGCGTTGGACATAGCCCTGGCCAGGGAGTTCGGATACGTCATCAAACTCATTGCCCAGGTCAAGGAGAAATCCGGTTATCTCCAGGCCGGGGTTTTTCCGGCCCTTCTACCCGATGATCATATCCTGGCCAAGGTGGACGGACCTTTTAATTCCGTTCTGCTCAAAGGCAATGCAGTAGGCCCCATCATGCTTTACGGACAGGGGGCCGGAGACCTGCCCACAGGAAGTGCGGTCCTGTCCGATATCATGGCCCTGGCCAAGGGCAATTCAGTTGTGGACAATACCGGGTTCAGAGAAAGGCTTCTTCCTGGAGCAGACCTGGTAGAGCCGGACCTGGCCGTATCCAGACATTATTTCCGCATGACTGCCCAGGATAAGCCTGGAGTGCTTTCAGCTGTTTCCGGTGTCATGGGCGAGCACAATATCAGCATTGCCCAGGCTGTGCAAAAGCCCGGCCCTCAGGGGGGAGACGTACCCATTGTGTTCGTGACCCACAGGGCTCAGCTCAAGGCAGTCTATTCAGCCTTGAAGGTTATTGACGAGTTTGACTTTATTACCGCTCCAACGGTTCATTACAGGATATTGTAA
- a CDS encoding cofactor-independent phosphoglycerate mutase, protein MTKVLMLVADGMGDWPLKELGGKTPLQEAWTPNMDLLASRSRVGVCQTIPDNMPPGSDIANMALMGYDPKKHHTGRGPIEAVAKGIETGPEDLVWRCNLVSLTGLESGAKMVDYSAGHIPTDKAGPLISGLQKELGSSEFTFHTGVQYRHLIVQKQGSRTRGSRVFIRPPHDILDQVIDPDLEMFRTYPPLWELVRASADILKRDGRDVRADSIWPWGQGKTLSLPVFRSRFGISGAVISAVDLIKGLGRAAGLAAPDVPGATGLVDTNYQAKVQAARDVLEKEDFVFVHLEGPDECGHMGHIADKVEAIARFDRLIVGPLLEFLRGRDYIMVICCDHLTPIKIRTHARDPVPFLVYDSKKELEGPEVFSEVQAARTGLTIEKGHDLLAFALE, encoded by the coding sequence ATGACCAAGGTATTGATGCTTGTGGCCGACGGCATGGGGGACTGGCCCTTGAAAGAGCTGGGCGGAAAGACCCCGCTGCAGGAGGCCTGGACCCCTAATATGGACCTGCTGGCCTCCAGATCCAGGGTAGGAGTGTGTCAAACCATCCCGGACAATATGCCGCCGGGATCGGATATCGCCAATATGGCCTTAATGGGTTACGATCCCAAAAAACATCATACTGGCAGGGGCCCGATTGAAGCTGTGGCCAAAGGCATTGAGACCGGACCGGAAGACCTGGTCTGGAGGTGTAACCTGGTGTCCCTGACCGGCCTGGAATCAGGGGCGAAAATGGTTGACTATTCAGCCGGACATATCCCCACTGACAAGGCCGGGCCCCTGATTTCAGGGCTGCAAAAAGAACTTGGAAGCAGTGAGTTCACTTTCCATACCGGTGTTCAGTACCGGCATCTCATTGTCCAGAAGCAGGGCAGCCGGACCAGAGGGTCCAGGGTGTTTATCCGGCCTCCCCACGATATTCTTGACCAGGTGATTGACCCTGATCTTGAGATGTTCCGGACATATCCGCCTCTATGGGAGCTGGTCAGGGCCTCGGCAGATATATTGAAAAGAGACGGCCGTGACGTCCGGGCCGATTCAATCTGGCCCTGGGGCCAGGGAAAGACTCTAAGTCTGCCGGTATTCAGATCCAGGTTCGGAATCAGCGGGGCGGTTATTTCAGCTGTAGACCTGATCAAAGGTCTGGGCAGGGCCGCAGGCCTGGCAGCTCCGGATGTGCCCGGAGCAACAGGCCTTGTTGATACCAACTATCAGGCCAAGGTGCAGGCAGCCAGGGATGTTCTGGAAAAAGAGGACTTTGTCTTTGTTCATCTGGAGGGTCCGGACGAGTGCGGACATATGGGCCATATTGCCGACAAGGTAGAGGCGATTGCCAGGTTTGACCGGCTGATTGTCGGCCCATTGCTTGAGTTCCTGAGGGGCCGGGATTACATCATGGTCATCTGCTGCGATCACCTGACTCCGATAAAGATCAGGACTCATGCCAGGGATCCGGTGCCTTTCCTTGTTTATGACAGCAAAAAAGAGCTTGAAGGACCGGAAGTGTTCAGCGAAGTCCAGGCAGCCCGGACCGGGCTGACCATAGAAAAGGGGCATGACCTGCTGGCTTTTGCCCTGGAGTAA
- a CDS encoding acyl-CoA thioesterase encodes MNQPATDFPVPETWHLHRVSYGETDAMGVVYYANYLHWFEMARSTYIRERGISYLAIEEKGVFLPVTKAECKYSRPARFDDLLYIRAAISRWGRASFDFTYEVVNHDKSVVLAMGNTGHACVNGQGRPIRVPDWLRRMCT; translated from the coding sequence ATGAATCAACCAGCTACTGATTTCCCCGTTCCAGAAACCTGGCATCTGCACAGAGTATCTTATGGCGAGACTGATGCCATGGGTGTGGTGTATTACGCCAACTATCTTCACTGGTTTGAAATGGCCAGGAGTACCTATATTCGCGAACGGGGCATCAGTTACCTTGCCATCGAGGAGAAAGGAGTCTTTCTGCCGGTCACTAAGGCTGAATGTAAATATTCCAGGCCGGCCAGATTCGATGATTTACTGTACATCAGAGCAGCCATCAGCAGGTGGGGCAGAGCTTCATTTGATTTTACATATGAGGTTGTCAATCATGATAAGTCCGTGGTCCTGGCGATGGGCAATACAGGACATGCCTGTGTCAATGGACAGGGCAGACCCATCCGGGTCCCTGACTGGCTCAGAAGAATGTGCACATAG
- the cbiE gene encoding precorrin-6y C5,15-methyltransferase (decarboxylating) subunit CbiE produces MSDQKIHIVGCGPGSREYLTAQAQVAVDEAEIVIGPQQLLNLFQGVASRSMPTDKEISKSLDLIQSLVRQKNVAVLVSGDPGCFSLAKLIIQRFGIKRCRVVPGISSVQLALARVGLEWTRAKVLSVHGRDEQEVLDQIFNHNPCVILLGRELTWMSPIVEKLSDQREIFLMQDLGLPRERISTIKKKKDTEAEISSKSLLVIFSPQSIPGQES; encoded by the coding sequence TTGTCTGACCAAAAAATTCATATAGTGGGCTGCGGCCCTGGATCAAGGGAATACCTCACAGCCCAGGCCCAGGTGGCCGTGGATGAGGCTGAAATAGTCATCGGTCCCCAGCAGCTGCTGAATCTTTTCCAGGGTGTTGCCTCCAGATCCATGCCCACTGACAAAGAAATCTCTAAAAGTCTGGACCTGATACAAAGCCTGGTCCGCCAAAAAAACGTTGCAGTCCTGGTCAGTGGTGATCCAGGCTGTTTCAGCCTGGCAAAGCTGATAATCCAGCGGTTTGGAATAAAGAGGTGCCGGGTTGTTCCGGGCATAAGCTCGGTTCAGCTGGCTCTGGCCAGGGTGGGTCTGGAATGGACCAGGGCAAAGGTCTTGAGCGTTCATGGAAGGGATGAGCAAGAAGTTCTGGATCAGATTTTCAACCATAATCCGTGCGTGATCCTTCTGGGCAGGGAATTGACCTGGATGAGCCCGATTGTTGAAAAACTGTCTGATCAAAGAGAGATATTTCTTATGCAGGACCTGGGATTGCCCCGGGAACGCATTTCAACAATTAAGAAAAAAAAAGACACTGAAGCTGAAATTTCTTCAAAATCACTCCTGGTGATATTTTCACCTCAAAGTATACCAGGCCAGGAGAGCTGA
- a CDS encoding GAF domain-containing protein — MAKEKDYYHSLYEVAKVINSSLDPANVLQVIARQVTEAMNLKAASIRLLDKEDKRLLLGSSHGLSKGYLRKGAVEVAKSGLDQEALSGKNVTINDVCSDSRFQYPEKAREEGIASVVVVPLKVEEKVIGVLRGYSDTCREFSRDEIEFMTIIANLSAIAIENARLHQKLKLDCELQEAFEYRLFED; from the coding sequence ATGGCAAAAGAGAAAGATTACTATCATTCCCTTTATGAAGTGGCCAAGGTTATCAACTCCAGCCTTGATCCGGCCAATGTGCTTCAGGTCATCGCCCGTCAGGTGACCGAGGCCATGAACCTCAAGGCAGCTTCAATCAGATTGCTGGACAAGGAGGACAAAAGGCTGCTGCTGGGTTCATCCCATGGGCTGAGTAAGGGTTACCTGCGCAAAGGGGCGGTAGAAGTTGCCAAAAGCGGCTTGGACCAGGAGGCCCTGTCCGGTAAAAATGTGACCATCAACGATGTCTGCTCTGATTCCAGATTCCAGTATCCAGAAAAGGCCAGGGAAGAGGGCATTGCTTCAGTTGTGGTCGTGCCCCTGAAGGTTGAGGAAAAAGTCATCGGAGTTCTCAGGGGGTACTCAGATACCTGCCGGGAATTTTCCAGGGATGAGATTGAGTTTATGACCATTATCGCCAATCTAAGCGCCATTGCCATTGAAAATGCCAGGCTGCATCAAAAGCTTAAGCTTGATTGCGAGCTGCAGGAGGCATTTGAATACAGGCTGTTTGAAGATTAA
- the gap gene encoding type I glyceraldehyde-3-phosphate dehydrogenase, which produces MNKARIGINGFGRVGRQVLKAILETHSEQLEVVAINDLFDTATNAHLLKYDTNYRRFPHQVEVKSDKIIVEDWEIASFAERDPSQIPWRDLGVDIVLESTGIFRTGPKAGLHIQAGAKKVIISAPAKQEDITVVLGVNEQDYDPSSHHIISNASCTTNCLAPAVKVVQDHFGIDHGTMTTVHAYTNDQRILDLPHKDLRRARAAACNIIPTTTGAAKAVALVIPELKGKIDGFSLRVPTPTVSVVDCTLILEKSTSTQDYRKAFEEASQTNLKGILAYTREPMVSSDFIAESNSCVIDEEFTMIMGGSGKTAKMMAWYDNEWGYACRLADMAAYVAKKGL; this is translated from the coding sequence ATGAATAAAGCAAGGATAGGAATCAACGGTTTTGGCCGGGTCGGGCGCCAGGTGCTCAAGGCCATCCTTGAAACCCACAGTGAGCAGCTGGAAGTTGTGGCCATCAACGATCTTTTCGACACTGCCACCAATGCCCATCTGCTCAAATATGACACCAATTACAGACGGTTTCCCCATCAGGTTGAGGTAAAAAGTGACAAGATCATAGTGGAAGACTGGGAGATAGCCAGCTTTGCCGAACGTGATCCGTCTCAGATTCCGTGGCGGGATCTGGGGGTGGATATTGTTCTGGAGTCCACAGGAATTTTCCGGACCGGACCCAAGGCAGGGTTGCACATTCAGGCCGGAGCCAAGAAAGTGATCATTTCTGCGCCGGCTAAGCAGGAGGACATTACAGTTGTCCTTGGGGTCAATGAACAGGACTATGACCCATCCAGCCATCACATCATCTCCAATGCATCCTGCACCACAAACTGCCTGGCTCCGGCAGTCAAAGTGGTTCAGGATCATTTCGGGATAGATCACGGGACAATGACCACGGTCCATGCCTATACCAATGACCAGCGCATTCTGGATCTGCCTCACAAGGATCTGCGCCGGGCCAGGGCGGCGGCATGCAATATTATTCCCACCACCACTGGAGCGGCCAAAGCTGTGGCTCTGGTAATTCCGGAACTCAAAGGCAAAATAGATGGATTTTCCCTGAGGGTGCCCACGCCCACTGTATCAGTGGTTGACTGCACCCTTATCCTGGAAAAAAGTACTTCTACTCAGGACTACAGAAAGGCATTTGAAGAGGCCTCCCAAACCAATCTTAAAGGTATTCTGGCCTATACCCGGGAGCCAATGGTTTCCTCGGATTTCATTGCTGAGTCCAATTCCTGCGTAATTGACGAGGAGTTCACCATGATCATGGGTGGCTCGGGCAAAACAGCCAAAATGATGGCCTGGTATGACAATGAATGGGGTTATGCCTGCCGTCTGGCTGACATGGCCGCTTATGTGGCTAAAAAGGGTTTGTGA
- the pilM gene encoding pilus assembly protein PilM, whose translation MARENELSSTENLLNLIRKKNQDNQSGNQARLKKQGRKRFLSSLDLFRNRNLFPVKNKDILGVDISGHLMNLARVRRTSSGWKLVKARVFSIPSGLTFDNPDFPSFLKRCFSEFVGQDSQVSIWTMTSPAKAEIWSVKVPWVKKGLDNAVFWTAVKEKGFNKDEYLFDYQIMADVAEGHVKKKLACAYIVSRSELFRVKEVFSKSGYQLDGITTSSFAFRNMFAGKLLGTAQEPFAVMHIGHDSTRIDLFEQDRLLLSRLVKTGIESLTESLDLEKGQDQSWPGPEASLEVDHLKQPGKQDTSTKKAYEYLASMIKDPGTDALDKRSLIAPVLRRLVRQVERTLNHFVNVQGHKPVKKILIAGLPAGLPGVTDFFSQQLAIDTEQIDPFRFVSPLFSSTASLDRFERSSLSLATALAISDNNITPNFLFTADNRRDQVLSGRINMLAAVLGMAAVLAAGAYLWVGTQQLSAKKAELSVLSSQVEELDFLVNRDLVQSLSSELQVQKTELNDLINNYKGIAVMSELVSLIPDNIKLLSFRLDLDKALENQTRKLEGMVTLNGLVQGEPAMLDASLSGFLFKLKRSPLFDEVRIHASNNEYLSGHGQVLRFVINIGVGET comes from the coding sequence TTGGCCAGAGAGAATGAGCTGTCTTCAACCGAAAACCTTCTGAATCTTATCAGGAAAAAGAATCAGGATAACCAGTCAGGAAATCAAGCTCGGTTAAAAAAACAAGGGAGGAAGAGATTTTTATCCAGCCTCGACCTGTTCAGGAACCGCAATCTTTTTCCTGTAAAAAACAAGGACATACTGGGCGTTGATATTTCCGGGCATTTGATGAATCTGGCCAGAGTGCGCAGGACTTCAAGTGGCTGGAAACTGGTCAAGGCCAGGGTTTTTTCCATTCCATCGGGCTTAACCTTTGATAATCCGGACTTCCCCTCCTTTCTCAAGCGCTGTTTTTCCGAATTTGTGGGCCAAGATTCCCAAGTATCAATATGGACTATGACTTCTCCTGCCAAGGCTGAGATCTGGTCTGTCAAGGTTCCCTGGGTTAAAAAAGGGTTGGATAATGCTGTATTCTGGACTGCTGTAAAAGAGAAGGGATTCAATAAAGACGAATACCTTTTTGACTACCAGATAATGGCCGATGTTGCTGAAGGACATGTCAAGAAAAAACTGGCCTGTGCCTATATCGTGTCGCGTTCGGAACTCTTCAGGGTTAAAGAGGTCTTTTCCAAAAGTGGCTACCAACTGGACGGAATTACTACTTCTTCATTTGCATTTCGGAATATGTTTGCCGGAAAGTTGCTGGGTACTGCCCAAGAGCCGTTTGCCGTGATGCATATAGGTCATGATTCCACAAGGATTGACCTTTTTGAACAGGACCGGTTGCTTTTAAGCCGTCTGGTCAAGACCGGAATTGAAAGCCTGACCGAGTCATTAGACCTCGAAAAAGGACAAGATCAAAGCTGGCCGGGCCCGGAAGCTTCACTGGAAGTGGACCATTTAAAACAGCCTGGGAAGCAGGATACATCCACAAAGAAAGCGTATGAGTACCTGGCTTCAATGATTAAAGATCCGGGGACAGACGCCCTTGATAAGCGTTCTTTGATTGCTCCGGTGCTTAGAAGACTGGTCAGACAGGTGGAAAGGACCTTGAATCATTTTGTCAATGTTCAGGGACATAAGCCGGTCAAAAAAATACTAATTGCCGGACTGCCAGCTGGCCTGCCAGGTGTGACAGATTTTTTTTCCCAACAATTAGCTATAGATACTGAGCAAATTGATCCTTTTCGTTTTGTTTCGCCACTTTTTTCTTCAACGGCATCTCTGGACAGATTTGAACGCTCAAGCCTTTCACTTGCAACAGCTTTAGCCATTTCTGACAACAATATAACCCCTAACTTCCTTTTTACAGCGGACAACAGAAGGGACCAGGTTTTATCCGGCAGGATAAATATGCTGGCCGCTGTTCTGGGGATGGCTGCTGTGCTGGCTGCTGGAGCCTATCTTTGGGTCGGAACTCAACAGCTCAGTGCCAAGAAGGCTGAACTGTCGGTCTTGAGCAGCCAGGTGGAGGAACTTGACTTTCTGGTTAACAGGGATCTGGTGCAAAGTCTGTCAAGTGAATTGCAGGTTCAGAAAACTGAACTGAACGATCTGATCAATAACTACAAGGGCATTGCAGTGATGAGCGAACTTGTGTCCCTTATACCTGACAATATAAAACTCTTAAGCTTTCGTCTTGACCTGGACAAGGCTTTGGAGAATCAAACCCGTAAACTGGAAGGGATGGTCACGCTGAACGGATTGGTACAAGGTGAACCAGCCATGCTGGATGCCAGTCTTTCAGGTTTCTTATTTAAACTTAAAAGATCGCCTCTATTTGATGAGGTCAGAATCCATGCCAGCAATAATGAGTACTTATCCGGACACGGACAGGTTTTGAGGTTTGTGATCAATATCGGGGTTGGAGAGACATGA
- the pilQ gene encoding type IV pilus secretin PilQ, protein MPLNDRVSSLFWGRLFRRGYLFWALPVFFILGCAAPQKSAEDSFFDQWRELAQESRGFSPPPKETKVDVTDIFTTLDDVSEEREPARPLPGNNVTMRMRDVDVRIVLRALATAADKNIIMSDSVQGNMSLNINNSPWDQTFLGVLRTQSLTYNWEGNMLRVMSIDDMRRDIEVEHVKNERAAAYAEARRFERLQTSVVRVRYSNAEMLKANLERFLTTDRDGNIRGSVEVDEHNNALIIQAVADDTRRMIRLLENLDQPRPQVLLKAHIVETTQDTARELGVQWGGRYRSGVIARGNERFFIGEDSSISFPAEFNDGPGATLDLLYGVMGGNILEFQLSALQSQGKLNILSSPSITTLDNQMAFTENGERIPFVSRDGDGDPEVKFEDAVLRLEITPNIIDEEYLKLGVRVKKDEVDTSRDVLGNPFIIKKQTETNLVVADGETIVISGLTRERSSIGNEGVPGLKDIPGLGALFRRDYRGQFMEEVLIFITPHILPYRTVDDR, encoded by the coding sequence ATGCCGTTGAATGATAGAGTGTCCAGTCTTTTTTGGGGACGTCTTTTCAGAAGGGGTTACCTGTTTTGGGCTCTTCCTGTTTTTTTTATTTTGGGCTGCGCAGCTCCTCAAAAATCAGCAGAGGATTCTTTTTTTGATCAATGGAGGGAACTGGCCCAGGAATCAAGGGGTTTTTCTCCTCCGCCCAAAGAGACAAAAGTTGATGTAACAGATATTTTTACAACCCTGGATGATGTTTCTGAGGAAAGGGAACCGGCTCGGCCTCTGCCTGGAAATAATGTCACCATGAGAATGAGGGACGTGGACGTTCGGATAGTCTTGCGAGCCCTGGCAACAGCAGCAGACAAGAACATTATTATGAGTGACAGTGTCCAGGGAAATATGAGTCTGAATATTAATAACTCTCCATGGGATCAGACCTTCCTTGGGGTTTTGCGCACCCAGAGCCTCACTTATAACTGGGAAGGGAATATGCTCCGGGTGATGAGCATTGATGACATGCGAAGGGATATTGAAGTAGAGCATGTCAAAAATGAGCGGGCAGCAGCTTATGCCGAGGCAAGGCGCTTTGAGCGGCTGCAGACTTCAGTGGTTAGAGTGCGCTACTCCAATGCCGAGATGCTCAAGGCCAATCTGGAGAGATTTCTGACCACTGATCGTGATGGCAATATCCGGGGGTCGGTTGAGGTAGATGAACATAACAATGCTCTTATCATCCAGGCAGTAGCAGATGATACCAGAAGGATGATCAGGCTTCTGGAGAATCTTGATCAGCCAAGGCCTCAGGTGCTGTTGAAGGCGCATATCGTGGAAACGACCCAGGATACGGCCAGAGAGCTCGGGGTTCAATGGGGAGGAAGATACAGGTCAGGGGTAATAGCCAGAGGCAATGAACGGTTTTTTATTGGAGAGGACTCCAGCATCAGCTTTCCTGCTGAGTTCAATGATGGACCAGGGGCAACCCTGGATCTTTTGTATGGAGTTATGGGCGGAAATATTCTTGAGTTTCAGCTTTCTGCCCTGCAGTCTCAAGGGAAGCTGAACATTCTGTCTTCCCCTTCCATTACTACCCTGGACAACCAGATGGCTTTTACTGAAAATGGAGAAAGGATTCCTTTTGTTTCCAGGGACGGAGACGGAGATCCTGAGGTCAAATTTGAAGACGCTGTGCTCCGCCTTGAAATTACTCCGAACATCATTGATGAAGAGTACTTAAAGCTGGGAGTCCGGGTGAAAAAGGACGAAGTGGACACCAGTCGTGATGTCCTGGGTAATCCGTTCATAATCAAGAAGCAGACCGAAACTAACCTGGTTGTGGCAGACGGAGAGACTATTGTTATCTCGGGCCTGACAAGGGAGCGGAGTTCCATAGGCAATGAAGGCGTGCCCGGACTCAAGGATATTCCTGGACTTGGAGCATTGTTCAGGCGGGACTATCGCGGCCAGTTCATGGAAGAGGTTCTGATCTTTATTACGCCTCATATCCTGCCTTACAGGACTGTTGATGACAGGTAA